A single region of the Cystobacter ferrugineus genome encodes:
- a CDS encoding SDR family NAD(P)-dependent oxidoreductase — MRPPIDSGTVLITGASSGIGREIARQLARRARTLVLVARSGERLEALKDELHALNPTLGVCVEQYDLSQPEHVDTLLDSLRRNLIRVDVLVNNAGMGDYSLYEQESWPRIHQMVQANMTAPLLLTHRLVRRMVERKRGGILNIGSGGASAFVPGLAVYAATQRFLDGFTEALRLELLGTGVVVTQVAPGPVDTGGDEPAQAPDCALSAWLRIPVTRCASEAIAGFERAEPLVYPGRAHRWMMRLAAFMPRRTKRAVWLPAARRLRYGTAQLGPGLPDSAPGLLLAGGPGNVRDEA; from the coding sequence ATGCGTCCACCTATCGATTCCGGCACTGTGCTCATCACGGGTGCCTCATCGGGAATTGGCCGCGAAATCGCCCGCCAGCTCGCCAGGAGGGCGAGGACACTCGTGCTCGTCGCCCGCAGCGGCGAGCGATTGGAGGCCCTGAAAGACGAACTGCACGCGCTCAATCCCACGCTCGGGGTGTGTGTGGAGCAGTACGACTTGTCCCAGCCGGAGCACGTGGACACGCTGTTGGACTCGCTGCGCCGCAACCTCATCCGGGTGGACGTGCTGGTGAACAACGCGGGCATGGGGGACTACAGTCTCTACGAGCAGGAGAGCTGGCCGCGCATCCACCAGATGGTGCAGGCGAACATGACGGCGCCCCTGCTGCTGACGCACCGGCTGGTGCGGCGCATGGTGGAGCGCAAGCGGGGAGGCATCCTCAACATCGGCTCGGGCGGGGCAAGCGCGTTCGTGCCGGGCCTGGCCGTCTACGCCGCCACCCAGCGCTTCCTGGATGGTTTCACCGAGGCGCTGCGGCTGGAGCTGCTGGGGACGGGCGTGGTGGTGACACAGGTGGCGCCTGGGCCCGTGGACACCGGCGGCGATGAGCCGGCGCAGGCTCCGGACTGCGCGTTGTCGGCGTGGCTGCGCATCCCGGTGACCCGGTGCGCGAGCGAGGCGATCGCCGGCTTCGAGCGCGCCGAGCCCCTGGTGTACCCCGGCCGGGCGCACCGGTGGATGATGCGGCTGGCCGCGTTCATGCCTCGGAGGACGAAGCGGGCCGTGTGGCTGCCCGCCGCGCGACGGCTGCGCTACGGCACCGCGCAGTTGGGGCCCGGGCTGCCGGACTCCGCGCCGGGGCTCCTGCTGGCCGGTGGGCCCGGGAACGTGCGGGACGAGGCCTAG
- a CDS encoding universal stress protein, with amino-acid sequence MSTPSRILVPVDLMEGSQAIVHYALELGRPFNAAIEVLHVWEPPQYVAPDLLVAAPGWTPQPLEKEALAAAKQSLENFVGGIQGGGNLTHKLVMGEPSAAVLQVADSGGFNLIVMGTHGRRGLPRLLLGSVAQRVVARAPCPVLTLHVPTAK; translated from the coding sequence ATGAGCACGCCTTCTCGCATTCTCGTGCCGGTGGATTTGATGGAGGGTTCCCAGGCCATCGTCCATTACGCGCTCGAGCTGGGCCGGCCGTTCAACGCGGCCATCGAAGTGCTGCACGTCTGGGAGCCCCCCCAATACGTGGCGCCGGATCTCCTCGTGGCCGCGCCGGGTTGGACGCCCCAGCCGTTGGAGAAGGAGGCGCTCGCGGCGGCCAAGCAGTCCCTGGAGAACTTCGTCGGAGGCATCCAGGGCGGGGGCAACCTCACCCACAAGCTGGTGATGGGCGAGCCGTCCGCGGCCGTGCTCCAGGTGGCCGATTCGGGCGGCTTCAACCTCATCGTCATGGGCACGCATGGGCGCCGGGGTCTGCCGCGCCTGCTGCTGGGCAGCGTGGCTCAGCGGGTCGTCGCCCGCGCCCCCTGCCCCGTCCTCACGCTGCACGTGCCCACGGCGAAGTAG
- a CDS encoding SAM-dependent methyltransferase, producing MSFRLNPKDPSITARYAGGKVPMATLIEDYIHQRLDIEGDFLAFIRERQKVVDYTPVAEHFKFLFTRFLPEVIIHSQEQDVRIAREHYDRGNDFFGWFLGPRMIYTAGFFTSPNQSLEEAQDQKMQLVADKLQLRKGERYLDIGCGWGTLVATAAKNQGVDTTGITIAKQGAAYATEQISRMGVSDRARILTLDYRDIPAGPYDKISCLEMAEHVGVKNFQAFMRQIYGMLADDGLFYLQIAGLRAKKGALGFHFEDLVWGLFMNKYIFPGADASMPLSFVVSNLESAGFEIHSVENVGIHYSLTISRWYDNWMANRAEVVKTYGEWWFRTWQMFLGWSVEIAAQGSSTCFQIVANKNLDRFNRMRWVGATNLGERDLKKS from the coding sequence GTGTCGTTCCGACTGAACCCGAAGGACCCATCCATCACCGCTCGTTACGCCGGGGGCAAGGTCCCCATGGCGACCCTCATCGAGGACTACATCCACCAGCGCCTCGACATCGAGGGGGACTTCCTCGCCTTCATCCGCGAGCGGCAGAAGGTGGTCGACTACACGCCCGTCGCCGAGCACTTCAAGTTCCTCTTCACCCGCTTCCTGCCCGAGGTGATCATCCACTCGCAGGAGCAGGACGTGCGCATCGCCCGCGAGCACTACGATCGGGGCAATGACTTCTTCGGCTGGTTCCTCGGCCCGCGGATGATCTACACGGCGGGCTTCTTCACCTCGCCCAACCAGAGCCTGGAGGAGGCGCAGGATCAGAAGATGCAGCTCGTGGCGGACAAGCTTCAGCTTCGCAAGGGCGAGCGCTACCTCGACATCGGCTGCGGCTGGGGAACGCTGGTGGCCACGGCGGCGAAGAACCAGGGGGTCGACACGACGGGCATCACCATCGCGAAGCAGGGCGCCGCGTACGCCACCGAGCAGATCTCCCGCATGGGCGTGAGCGATCGCGCCCGCATCCTCACGCTGGACTACCGCGACATTCCCGCGGGCCCCTACGACAAGATTTCCTGCCTGGAGATGGCCGAGCACGTGGGCGTGAAGAACTTCCAGGCCTTCATGCGGCAGATCTACGGGATGCTCGCCGACGACGGGCTGTTCTACCTGCAGATCGCCGGACTGCGCGCGAAGAAGGGCGCGCTGGGCTTCCACTTCGAGGATCTGGTGTGGGGCCTGTTCATGAACAAGTACATCTTCCCCGGCGCGGATGCGTCCATGCCGCTGTCCTTCGTGGTGAGCAACCTGGAGAGCGCGGGGTTCGAGATCCACAGCGTGGAGAACGTGGGCATCCACTACTCGCTCACCATTTCTCGCTGGTACGACAACTGGATGGCCAATCGCGCCGAGGTCGTGAAGACCTACGGCGAGTGGTGGTTCCGCACCTGGCAGATGTTCCTCGGCTGGTCCGTGGAGATCGCCGCCCAGGGCTCCTCCACGTGCTTCCAGATCGTCGCCAACAAGAACCTGGATCGCTTCAACCGCATGCGCTGGGTGGGCGCCACCAACCTCGGCGAGCGCGATCTCAAGAAGTCCTGA
- a CDS encoding lysophospholipid acyltransferase family protein, producing MNALLSMYAWLETGLVSLTGFCIQAPLAVITWPFDKRKVVTGRAFRLIGVTAARLNPFWKFGIHGTYVRPAPRTVVVSNHESNADPFIISMLPWEMKWMAKASLLKIPVVGWSMWLAGDIPVRRGEKDSAVQAMGICKRWLDKGMPIMIFPEGTRSKTDELLPFKDGAFRLAIETGADVLPLAVSGTRRALPKHSWRFATARALVTVGTPISTKGMTLVDLERLKTMAREQILQMREQLKPLTSAGDVPVGEPARTAESR from the coding sequence ATGAACGCTCTGCTCTCCATGTACGCGTGGTTGGAAACCGGCCTGGTGTCGTTGACGGGCTTCTGCATCCAGGCGCCCCTGGCGGTCATCACCTGGCCGTTCGACAAGCGCAAGGTGGTGACGGGACGCGCCTTCCGGCTCATCGGCGTCACCGCCGCCCGGCTCAATCCCTTCTGGAAGTTCGGCATTCATGGCACGTACGTGCGCCCCGCGCCCCGCACCGTCGTGGTGAGCAACCACGAGTCCAACGCCGATCCCTTCATCATCTCCATGCTGCCCTGGGAAATGAAGTGGATGGCCAAGGCGTCGCTGCTCAAGATTCCCGTGGTGGGCTGGAGCATGTGGCTCGCGGGCGACATCCCCGTGCGCCGGGGCGAGAAGGACTCGGCCGTGCAGGCCATGGGCATCTGCAAGCGCTGGCTCGACAAGGGCATGCCGATCATGATCTTCCCCGAGGGCACGCGCTCGAAGACCGACGAGCTGTTGCCCTTCAAGGATGGTGCCTTCCGGCTGGCCATCGAGACGGGCGCGGACGTGCTGCCCCTGGCGGTGAGCGGCACGCGCCGCGCGCTGCCCAAGCACTCCTGGCGCTTCGCCACCGCGCGCGCCCTGGTGACGGTGGGCACGCCCATCTCCACCAAGGGCATGACGCTCGTGGATCTGGAGCGGCTCAAGACGATGGCCCGTGAGCAGATCCTCCAGATGCGCGAGCAGTTGAAGCCGCTCACGAGCGCGGGAGACGTGCCCGTCGGCGAGCCCGCGCGGACCGCCGAGTCCCGCTAA
- a CDS encoding exodeoxyribonuclease III: protein MRIVSWNVNGLRSAHKKGFLDWLAAEKADVVGVQEVRAREEQLPEEVRQPEGWRVAHIVSAKRPGYSGVGLFSRKTPDDVVSVLGVEEMDTEGRLQVARFGRLTVVNCYFPNGNGKERDNSRVPFKLAFYRRLFDFLEKGLRDGERIVVVGDFNTAHQEIDLARPKDNRETSGFLLEERQEFCRWLRAGWVDTFRHFEKGGGHYSWWSQRFGVRERNVGWRLDYALASPGAMPYVKRAAIHPHVLGSDHCPVSVDLDPKVRR from the coding sequence GTGCGCATTGTCTCCTGGAACGTGAATGGCTTGAGGTCGGCCCACAAGAAGGGCTTCCTCGACTGGCTGGCGGCCGAGAAGGCGGATGTGGTGGGGGTGCAGGAGGTGCGCGCCCGGGAGGAGCAGCTCCCCGAGGAGGTGCGCCAGCCCGAGGGGTGGCGCGTGGCGCACATCGTCTCGGCGAAGCGTCCCGGCTACAGCGGGGTGGGGTTGTTCTCGCGCAAGACGCCGGACGACGTCGTGTCCGTGCTGGGCGTGGAGGAGATGGACACGGAGGGCCGGTTGCAGGTGGCGCGCTTCGGCCGGCTCACCGTGGTGAACTGCTACTTCCCCAATGGCAACGGCAAGGAGCGCGACAACAGCCGCGTGCCCTTCAAACTGGCCTTCTACCGCCGGCTCTTCGACTTCCTGGAGAAGGGCCTGCGCGACGGCGAGCGCATCGTGGTGGTGGGCGACTTCAACACGGCGCATCAAGAGATCGACCTGGCGCGGCCCAAGGACAATCGGGAGACGAGTGGCTTCCTCCTGGAGGAGCGCCAGGAGTTCTGTCGCTGGCTGCGCGCGGGGTGGGTGGACACCTTCCGCCACTTCGAGAAGGGGGGCGGGCACTATAGCTGGTGGAGCCAGCGCTTCGGGGTGCGCGAGCGCAACGTGGGGTGGCGCCTGGACTACGCGCTCGCCTCGCCCGGGGCCATGCCCTACGTCAAGCGCGCCGCCATCCACCCGCACGTGCTGGGGTCGGATCACTGTCCGGTGAGCGTGGATCTAGACCCCAAGGTCCGTCGCTGA
- a CDS encoding alpha/beta fold hydrolase has translation MPYSYLTRFITAPDGTRVAYHTHAVAQGEPAKELLSRPAVLLTNGIGTTENFWHHLVMDLQRDHRVVHWDYRGHGQSEVPPGEDYSLRAQVDDLERVTEQMMAEGDGRPPHHVAFSMGVRVLLELYRRRPELVAAVSFVAGSPSVPDPRDWVIPLPGGQATLARVFAGLTPLVPRLAPVVQPLVASRWAYSFARVSGLLRARAPREEIQVFLEALRIMEPRTYWLTMRGLLEGPRSWDVLHTLQVPTQLIAARNDLLVPLREMVRMREYLPGADWVLVEDAGHAGLLEAGEEIARSIRAFRQAHGVGPAWPGRASGAPSEA, from the coding sequence ATGCCCTACAGCTACCTCACCCGCTTCATCACCGCGCCCGATGGTACCCGCGTCGCCTATCACACGCACGCCGTCGCCCAGGGCGAGCCCGCGAAGGAGCTCCTGTCCCGCCCGGCCGTGCTGCTCACCAATGGCATCGGGACGACGGAGAACTTCTGGCACCACCTCGTCATGGATCTCCAGCGCGACCACCGGGTGGTGCACTGGGACTACCGGGGCCATGGCCAGAGCGAGGTGCCCCCGGGGGAGGACTACTCGCTGCGCGCCCAGGTGGACGACCTGGAGCGCGTCACCGAACAGATGATGGCCGAGGGCGATGGGCGCCCTCCCCACCACGTGGCCTTCTCCATGGGCGTCCGGGTGTTGTTGGAGCTGTACCGGCGCCGGCCGGAGCTGGTGGCCGCCGTCTCGTTCGTGGCGGGGAGTCCCTCCGTGCCGGACCCGCGCGACTGGGTGATTCCCCTGCCGGGGGGACAGGCCACCCTGGCTCGGGTCTTCGCGGGGTTGACGCCCCTGGTGCCCCGGCTCGCCCCCGTCGTCCAGCCGCTGGTCGCCTCGCGCTGGGCCTATTCGTTCGCCCGTGTCTCGGGCTTGTTACGGGCCCGGGCGCCTCGCGAGGAGATCCAGGTGTTCCTCGAGGCCCTGCGCATCATGGAGCCGCGCACCTACTGGCTGACGATGCGTGGCCTGCTCGAGGGGCCGCGGTCGTGGGATGTGCTGCACACCCTCCAGGTGCCCACGCAGCTCATCGCCGCCCGGAATGATCTGCTCGTGCCGCTGCGCGAGATGGTGCGCATGCGTGAGTACCTGCCCGGCGCGGACTGGGTGCTGGTGGAGGACGCGGGCCACGCGGGGCTGTTGGAGGCGGGCGAGGAGATCGCCCGGAGCATCCGGGCCTTCCGTCAGGCGCACGGCGTGGGGCCCGCATGGCCGGGCAGGGCGAGCGGGGCGCCGAGCGAGGCGTAG
- a CDS encoding aldo/keto reductase, with product MTSVTFSSPLARWFEPRPPGADAPPAVVAVGTMNFGGRTHAPEARRLVARALERGVPFFDTSNSYNNGEAERLLGEALRGRREQVGIATKVGLARIRGRPEGLGGAPLVRSVEESLKRLGTEYVDVLYLHAPDAATPVEETLEAVHGLLTAGKVRHWGVSNHAAWQILELNGLCAARGMPRPAISQVLYNLLVRQVEVEYLPFTRRHPLHTTVFNPLAGGLLSGRYAPGATIAAGSRFEGNRLYQGRYWSPRLLDMTARLREVAEQAGLSLVELAYGWLVGRPGVDSVLAGPGSVEHLDAALDACAHPLPEDVARRVDALYREWQGTDASYVR from the coding sequence ATGACTTCCGTCACCTTCTCCTCTCCCCTCGCGCGCTGGTTTGAACCCCGTCCCCCTGGCGCGGATGCCCCTCCGGCCGTGGTCGCCGTGGGAACGATGAACTTCGGAGGCCGCACGCACGCCCCCGAGGCCCGGCGCCTCGTGGCGCGCGCCCTGGAGCGCGGCGTGCCCTTCTTCGACACCTCCAACTCCTACAACAACGGTGAGGCGGAGCGCCTGCTGGGCGAGGCGCTGCGGGGCCGGCGCGAGCAGGTGGGCATCGCCACCAAGGTGGGGCTGGCGCGCATCCGGGGCAGACCCGAGGGCCTGGGCGGAGCGCCTCTGGTGCGCTCGGTGGAGGAGAGCCTGAAGCGGCTCGGCACGGAGTACGTGGACGTGCTCTACCTGCACGCGCCGGACGCGGCCACGCCAGTGGAGGAGACGCTCGAGGCCGTGCACGGACTGCTCACCGCGGGCAAGGTGCGGCACTGGGGGGTGTCCAACCACGCCGCCTGGCAGATCCTCGAGCTCAACGGGCTGTGCGCCGCGCGCGGCATGCCCCGTCCGGCGATCTCCCAGGTGCTCTACAACCTGCTCGTGCGCCAGGTGGAGGTGGAGTACCTGCCCTTCACGCGCCGCCATCCCCTGCACACCACCGTCTTCAACCCGCTGGCGGGCGGGCTGCTCTCCGGCCGCTACGCGCCGGGCGCCACCATCGCCGCGGGCTCGCGCTTCGAGGGCAACCGCCTGTACCAGGGCCGCTACTGGTCCCCGCGGCTGCTGGACATGACCGCGCGCCTGCGAGAGGTGGCCGAGCAGGCGGGGCTGTCGCTGGTGGAGCTCGCCTATGGGTGGCTCGTGGGACGGCCCGGAGTGGACTCGGTGCTCGCGGGCCCGGGGTCGGTGGAGCACCTGGACGCCGCGCTGGATGCCTGCGCCCATCCCCTGCCCGAGGACGTGGCCCGGCGCGTGGACGCGCTCTACCGGGAGTGGCAGGGCACGGACGCCAGTTACGTGAGGTGA
- a CDS encoding phytanoyl-CoA dioxygenase family protein: MLAVDAKSFDLTDVLTHYAEHGYARLGRVLDAHGLELLRERADDLMLGRVSYPGFFWQMDAPTGRYEDAPLGLGWQGPSLDYRKLEKLEKDERFLAWMQNPLFERIARALLPPGDISLYRAILFHKGQRGGSEVPWHQDGGKLWGLTRDPELQVWTALDDAPRDGGCLEVVPGSHRWGLATPLGGVVPADQVAARDAERLGVALPVEAGEVVLLHNYVWHRSGPSRTGQRRRGFSACYMDATTRCVRKKKAPRSFFPLFRAGEHP, from the coding sequence ATGCTGGCGGTGGACGCGAAGAGCTTCGATCTCACGGACGTGCTGACGCACTACGCCGAGCACGGCTACGCCCGGCTGGGCCGGGTACTCGACGCGCACGGGCTCGAGCTGCTGCGCGAGCGCGCGGATGACTTGATGCTGGGCCGGGTGAGCTACCCGGGCTTCTTCTGGCAGATGGACGCACCCACCGGGCGCTACGAGGACGCCCCGCTGGGGCTCGGTTGGCAGGGGCCCTCGCTGGACTACCGCAAGCTGGAGAAGCTGGAGAAGGACGAGCGCTTCCTCGCGTGGATGCAGAACCCGCTCTTCGAGCGCATCGCCCGCGCGCTGCTGCCGCCCGGAGACATCTCGCTCTACCGGGCCATCCTCTTCCACAAGGGCCAGCGCGGCGGCAGCGAGGTGCCCTGGCACCAGGACGGGGGCAAGCTGTGGGGCCTCACCCGGGATCCCGAGCTCCAGGTGTGGACGGCGCTGGATGACGCACCGCGAGACGGCGGCTGTCTGGAAGTGGTGCCCGGCAGCCACCGCTGGGGTCTGGCCACGCCGCTCGGAGGCGTGGTGCCCGCGGATCAGGTGGCGGCACGGGACGCCGAGCGCCTCGGGGTGGCCCTGCCGGTGGAGGCCGGGGAAGTGGTGTTGCTGCACAATTACGTCTGGCATCGCTCGGGGCCGAGCCGCACGGGACAACGCCGCCGGGGTTTCTCCGCCTGCTATATGGACGCGACCACCCGCTGTGTGCGCAAGAAGAAGGCGCCCCGAAGCTTCTTTCCCCTCTTCCGCGCTGGAGAGCACCCATGA
- a CDS encoding DUF4180 domain-containing protein, with product MTAQTLELNGVRVLELPAEGPPLRDAIDLITLASEHQADLVAIPAGRLDEAFFKLATGVAGEIVQKFANYRLRLAILGDISAHVAQSNALRGFVLEANRGQQLWFLEDREALAARLR from the coding sequence ATGACGGCCCAGACCCTCGAACTCAACGGCGTCCGCGTCCTCGAACTGCCCGCCGAGGGACCCCCGCTCCGGGATGCCATCGATCTCATCACCCTGGCCTCCGAGCACCAGGCCGACCTGGTGGCGATCCCCGCCGGGCGCCTGGACGAGGCCTTCTTCAAGCTGGCCACGGGCGTGGCCGGAGAGATCGTCCAGAAGTTCGCGAACTACCGCCTGCGTCTGGCCATCCTGGGTGACATCTCCGCCCATGTGGCGCAGAGCAATGCGCTGCGCGGCTTCGTGCTCGAGGCGAACCGCGGCCAGCAGCTCTGGTTCCTGGAGGATCGCGAGGCCCTGGCGGCGCGCCTGCGCTGA
- a CDS encoding sensor histidine kinase: MKSDGSAPRALFQVKRNNYFGCAALMLICGVLLHLPVFAAYARLAPMLIAWAASFVALGAGVGAGWIPVEVSGVCAGLIGILANTWLIHLTGGLNSPFFPALAAMPLLIAMYTPDAWWPTLVSGAAMLGSVAFLDTMAHLPLEVMVPQLLALAVIAGVALFGSRTYRRMWDAQKAAQQERMNALEQLAESERRRVRVERERAEVDRLVVVGQLAAGVAHEVNNPLSFVKSNLNYLEREARAFDTELDRAELCDVLAETRLGVMRIEQIVTDLRGFSRGDEGTQEVGMPEEALNEARRLASVRLRNLAEVTVDVPPGLPPVQLGHRHMVQVLVNLLINAADAVEQVTPSRPAHIGVGARRVEGGVRMVVEDNGPGLPPEVLSRLFEPFFTTKPPGKGTGLGLALCREYVTRSGGTLHAENRPEGGARFVLMLPVCPERPPAGE, encoded by the coding sequence ATGAAGTCAGACGGCTCCGCGCCCCGTGCCTTGTTCCAGGTGAAGAGGAACAACTACTTTGGCTGCGCGGCCCTGATGCTGATTTGCGGCGTGCTCCTCCACCTGCCGGTGTTCGCCGCCTATGCCCGGCTCGCGCCGATGCTGATCGCCTGGGCCGCGAGCTTCGTGGCACTCGGAGCAGGGGTGGGCGCCGGATGGATTCCGGTGGAGGTCTCGGGCGTGTGCGCGGGGCTCATCGGCATCCTGGCCAACACGTGGCTCATCCACCTCACCGGGGGGCTGAACAGTCCCTTCTTCCCGGCGCTCGCGGCCATGCCGTTGCTCATCGCCATGTACACCCCCGATGCCTGGTGGCCCACGCTGGTGAGCGGCGCGGCCATGCTGGGCTCGGTGGCGTTCCTGGACACAATGGCCCACCTGCCATTGGAGGTGATGGTGCCGCAGTTGCTCGCCCTGGCCGTGATCGCCGGGGTGGCCCTCTTTGGTTCGCGCACCTACCGGCGCATGTGGGACGCGCAGAAGGCGGCGCAGCAGGAGCGCATGAACGCGCTGGAGCAGCTCGCGGAGAGCGAACGCCGCCGGGTGCGCGTCGAGCGTGAGCGCGCCGAGGTGGATCGGCTGGTGGTGGTGGGGCAGCTCGCCGCCGGGGTGGCCCACGAGGTGAACAATCCCCTGTCCTTCGTGAAGTCCAACCTGAACTACCTGGAGCGGGAGGCGAGGGCCTTCGACACGGAGCTGGATCGGGCGGAGCTGTGTGACGTGCTCGCCGAGACACGGCTGGGGGTGATGCGCATCGAGCAGATCGTCACGGATCTGCGCGGCTTCTCCCGTGGCGACGAGGGCACCCAGGAGGTGGGGATGCCGGAGGAAGCGCTGAACGAGGCGAGGCGACTGGCGTCGGTGCGCCTGCGCAACCTGGCCGAGGTGACGGTGGATGTGCCTCCGGGGTTGCCTCCCGTCCAACTGGGGCATCGGCACATGGTGCAGGTGCTCGTGAACCTGCTGATCAACGCCGCCGATGCGGTGGAGCAGGTGACGCCCTCGCGCCCTGCCCACATCGGCGTGGGGGCGCGGCGGGTGGAAGGCGGAGTACGGATGGTGGTGGAGGACAACGGCCCGGGGCTGCCTCCCGAGGTGCTGTCGCGGCTCTTCGAGCCCTTCTTCACCACCAAGCCACCGGGCAAGGGCACCGGGTTGGGGCTCGCCCTGTGCCGGGAGTACGTCACGCGCAGCGGCGGCACGCTTCACGCGGAAAACCGCCCCGAGGGTGGCGCCCGCTTCGTCCTGATGCTGCCCGTGTGCCCCGAACGCCCCCCGGCGGGCGAGTGA